GTGTTAACTTTCATCTTTAGGTAACCTAACCTCACTAAAACTCTGGGAATACTCTGGCAGTTTTGGTGGATTATTTTTATAGACTTTCAAAGGACGACATGGTGAAAAACCGATTCAAGCTAGTTTCAATCGCAACTGTTGCTGCCCTGGCGCTCGTTGGCTGCTCTTCCACCGACAGCACTTCTTCTGATTCTTCTTCAACTGCTGAGTCCACCGCGGCTGCAAGCACCCTGACTATCGAAGACAACCACGGCACCGAAGAGATCTCCCTGCCAATCGAGGGCGTCGCCGCGACCGACAACCGCGCATTCGAACTGCTTGACCGCTGGGGCGTAGAGCTCGTTGCAGCTCCACTTCAGCTGGTTCCATTTACCGTTACGGGCTACACCGAAGAGGGCGGCGTCGCTAACCTTGGCTCCCACCGCGAGCCAGACCTGGAAGCACTTGCTGCTGCACAGCCTTCCCTGATCATCAATGGCCAGCGCTTCGCTCAGTACTACGATGACATCGTTGCCCTGAACCCTGACGCAACCGTCGTTGAGCTAGACCCACGCGATGGCGAGCCACTTGACCAGGAGCTTATCCGCCAGGCTGAAACCCTCGGTGAGATCTTCGGCGAAGAAGAAGATGCTGCAAAGATCGTTGCTGATTTCGAGTCCGCACTTGAGCGCGCGAAGACCGCATACGCAGCAATCTCCGACCAGACCGTCATGGCAGTTAACGTTTCCGGCGGAAACATTGGCTACATCGCTCCTTCCGTTGGACGCACCTACGGCCCAATCTTCGACCTGGTTGGCCTGACCCCAGCACTCGAGGTTGGCAACGCATCCTCCGACCACGAGGGCGACGACATTAACGTCGAAGCAATCGCAGCTGCAAACCCAGACCTGATCCTGGTCATGGACCGCGATGGTGGCACTAGCTCCCGCAACGAAGCTGACTATGTTCCAGCAGAGCAGATCGTTTCCGACAACGAGGCACTGGCAAACGTCAAGGCTGTTACAGACGGATTCGTTTACTACGCACCTGCAGACACCTACACCAACGAAAACATCATCACCTACACCGAGATCCTCAACGGCATGGCAGAAATGTTCGAGAAGGCGGCTCAGTAGGGGATTGATCCCACACTGACATCTAAGTAATGCGCAACGTTTTATGCGTAAAAATTTCTTAGGTTAGGCTCTAATATGAAAGGCTGTCTTGTAAAGAACAAGGCAGCCTTTTTACTTGTCTTAAATAAATATTCTGATTTGAGAACCAAAGCCTCGACTTGGCCGAAAGTTCTCGATAGCTAAAAACTGTAGGAAACCAGGTTCCGCACATGTCACACAATCGGTTTAACGGGGAAGGGGATCGGCACTGATGGCAACACCAGCATCGGCTCCCACTTCCGAACCACGTCTCAAACGCACCAGAGCAAAGCTTTTTGATTGGAAGCTTCTCATCGGCGTCATTTTCGTCGCCGGCCTCATCGTGCTTTCCCTCCTCACTGGCCAATACGACATTTTCGGTGGCGATGACGGCCAACTGATGTTCGAAG
Above is a genomic segment from Corynebacterium suranareeae containing:
- a CDS encoding siderophore ABC transporter substrate-binding protein, whose translation is MVKNRFKLVSIATVAALALVGCSSTDSTSSDSSSTAESTAAASTLTIEDNHGTEEISLPIEGVAATDNRAFELLDRWGVELVAAPLQLVPFTVTGYTEEGGVANLGSHREPDLEALAAAQPSLIINGQRFAQYYDDIVALNPDATVVELDPRDGEPLDQELIRQAETLGEIFGEEEDAAKIVADFESALERAKTAYAAISDQTVMAVNVSGGNIGYIAPSVGRTYGPIFDLVGLTPALEVGNASSDHEGDDINVEAIAAANPDLILVMDRDGGTSSRNEADYVPAEQIVSDNEALANVKAVTDGFVYYAPADTYTNENIITYTEILNGMAEMFEKAAQ